One window of Methanogenium organophilum genomic DNA carries:
- the frhB gene encoding coenzyme F420 hydrogenase subunit beta — translation MVLGNYKNCVSARAADPAILSASQDGGIVTQLFAFALEEGIIDGAIVAGQGDEPYKPEPVVATTVAELMEARGTRYTICPNVSMIKEATRSYGLDKVGIVGTPCQIQAVRKAQLYPMGMRAVPDKIALAIGIFCMENFPYQGLETMVEDLCNVKMESAVKMDIGKGKFSVYTERGAVSQIPLKLTHKFEQGGCHVCLDYVANLADVSTGSVGSPDGWSTVFTRTKAGESIWGKAIEAGYFETKPIEDVKPGLDLVTKLATDKITKNQKTLDERASFGVGKGLRNPYI, via the coding sequence ATGGTTCTCGGAAACTACAAGAACTGTGTATCCGCACGTGCAGCTGACCCGGCAATTCTCTCCGCATCCCAGGACGGCGGAATTGTCACCCAGCTCTTTGCATTTGCACTTGAAGAGGGCATCATCGACGGTGCCATTGTTGCAGGACAGGGCGATGAGCCATACAAGCCCGAGCCTGTTGTTGCAACCACCGTTGCAGAACTGATGGAAGCACGCGGTACCCGCTACACCATCTGCCCCAACGTATCCATGATCAAGGAGGCAACCCGGTCCTACGGTCTCGACAAGGTCGGTATCGTCGGCACCCCGTGCCAGATCCAGGCTGTCAGGAAGGCACAGCTCTACCCGATGGGTATGCGTGCAGTCCCTGACAAGATTGCGCTTGCAATCGGTATCTTCTGCATGGAGAACTTCCCCTACCAGGGTCTCGAGACCATGGTCGAAGATCTCTGCAACGTGAAGATGGAGAGCGCTGTCAAGATGGACATCGGCAAGGGTAAGTTCTCGGTCTACACCGAGCGTGGTGCAGTCTCACAGATCCCGCTCAAGCTCACTCACAAGTTTGAACAAGGCGGTTGTCATGTCTGTCTGGACTACGTCGCAAACCTCGCTGACGTTTCAACCGGCTCAGTCGGAAGCCCCGACGGCTGGTCAACAGTATTCACCCGCACAAAGGCCGGTGAGAGCATCTGGGGTAAGGCCATCGAAGCAGGATACTTCGAGACCAAGCCCATTGAGGATGTCAAGCCCGGTCTGGACCTTGTTACCAAACTCGCAACCGACAAGATCACAAAGAACCAGAAGACTCTTGACGAGCGTGCAAGCTTTGGCGTAGGCAAAGGTCTGCGCAACCCATATATCTAA
- a CDS encoding zinc ribbon domain-containing protein — MFCPNCGANIPERSGVCPECGTEIYVAQSLDDDEHDPFIVAEDVRDVHTPFGPVQPVPEDEEIIPRSAIIEAEEELSEETPDAVLGASVGGADEYIRPDEDILSGGPDAGQARTDDVLFAPAADGQDVGTGEEDGSLIRESLPDDIPSPGPSCNGQQEYTESFDSAKTKSRVVKPCSHADLPYPSRRRPMISGLAVMILVVLGIAILIYGPPGQSPPDSGVVVPTPLPTAVPDTTPVPVTETAPPWTPSENLILSVSAYGGGYKVEIDNGLKANEVETILLTVEDNGGLHTMEWVYPSRHESFFMAREAYNGTASAIEHVTATATFTDGKKEVVFSGDL; from the coding sequence ATGTTCTGTCCGAACTGTGGCGCAAATATTCCAGAACGTTCAGGTGTGTGTCCGGAGTGTGGTACTGAAATTTATGTAGCACAAAGCCTCGATGATGATGAGCATGATCCGTTCATTGTGGCAGAGGATGTACGTGACGTTCATACCCCATTTGGGCCGGTCCAGCCGGTGCCTGAGGATGAAGAAATAATACCCCGTTCTGCAATCATTGAGGCCGAAGAAGAATTGTCGGAAGAAACGCCAGATGCCGTATTGGGCGCGTCTGTTGGTGGTGCTGATGAATATATCCGGCCGGATGAGGATATCCTGTCTGGAGGGCCTGATGCAGGTCAGGCTCGGACAGATGATGTGCTCTTCGCTCCTGCTGCAGATGGTCAGGACGTTGGTACCGGGGAAGAAGATGGATCCCTTATCCGCGAATCCCTCCCTGATGATATTCCTTCACCGGGCCCGTCATGTAATGGTCAACAGGAATATACTGAATCATTTGATAGTGCAAAAACAAAATCCCGTGTTGTAAAACCATGTTCACATGCCGATCTGCCCTATCCCTCTCGCAGACGCCCTATGATCTCCGGACTGGCAGTGATGATTCTTGTGGTGCTCGGTATTGCCATCCTGATATATGGTCCTCCCGGACAGAGTCCTCCGGACTCGGGTGTGGTGGTTCCGACACCACTGCCAACTGCTGTTCCGGATACAACCCCGGTCCCTGTTACCGAAACAGCTCCTCCCTGGACGCCCTCTGAAAATCTGATTCTTTCGGTATCTGCCTATGGCGGGGGATATAAAGTGGAGATAGACAATGGTCTCAAAGCGAATGAGGTGGAAACAATTCTCCTGACAGTTGAGGACAACGGCGGCCTTCACACGATGGAATGGGTCTATCCTTCCCGACATGAATCATTCTTTATGGCGAGAGAGGCCTACAACGGCACAGCATCTGCAATCGAACATGTGACAGCCACAGCGACCTTTACGGACGGAAAAAAAGAGGTTGTCTTCTCTGGTGATCTCTGA
- a CDS encoding DUF2124 family protein has protein sequence MELQESGSSLAGILRPFKKFMTESGIMDTDQVAFYGCPGTCTPFIELLTYATRDLPFEYIFVPRLDESSAKVLKPVPHVGMQVTSHAPETFDPKVIVVMGGLAMPNEPVTAEMVQETIAGYDAKIVGICFMDMFRRAGWVEKIAFDMVINAQIDPVEVWK, from the coding sequence ATGGAGTTACAGGAATCAGGATCAAGCCTTGCAGGAATACTGCGCCCGTTCAAGAAATTCATGACTGAATCCGGCATTATGGACACCGATCAGGTGGCGTTCTACGGATGCCCCGGAACATGCACCCCATTTATTGAACTGCTCACTTATGCAACCCGTGACCTGCCGTTTGAATATATCTTTGTGCCCCGGCTGGACGAATCTTCAGCAAAAGTCCTCAAACCGGTCCCGCATGTGGGCATGCAGGTCACATCCCACGCTCCGGAAACCTTTGACCCAAAGGTTATTGTCGTAATGGGCGGTCTTGCCATGCCAAATGAGCCGGTAACAGCTGAGATGGTGCAGGAGACCATTGCCGGGTATGATGCAAAAATTGTGGGTATCTGCTTCATGGACATGTTCCGGCGTGCAGGATGGGTGGAAAAAATTGCCTTTGATATGGTTATCAATGCTCAGATAGATCCGGTCGAAGTCTGGAAATAA
- a CDS encoding archaellin/type IV pilin N-terminal domain-containing protein, with protein sequence MSRGNRVRLLKVLNDDIGLTGLEGAIILIAFVIVASVFSFTILGSGFFATETAQDVVYTSVDQSASSLMIIGDVYGYRSSGEDAVEMLRFTVSPSAGGGKAVNLSGSTVTYVTSEHILPLLQNSPLVSTMPPLPGRWTISDITSSGDSSVIQFNEQATIMVHLPESHLAYQGELITVTLIPPTGTAVTLSRTVPGKISDITILM encoded by the coding sequence GTGAGTAGAGGTAACAGGGTCCGGTTGCTAAAAGTTCTGAATGACGATATCGGGCTTACCGGACTTGAGGGCGCCATAATCCTCATTGCGTTTGTGATTGTAGCCTCGGTCTTTTCCTTCACGATTCTGGGTAGCGGTTTTTTTGCAACTGAAACAGCACAGGATGTTGTGTATACCAGTGTGGATCAGTCTGCATCATCACTGATGATCATTGGTGATGTCTATGGATACCGGTCTTCCGGAGAGGATGCCGTTGAAATGCTGCGTTTCACGGTTAGCCCTTCTGCAGGAGGGGGGAAGGCCGTCAATCTCAGCGGAAGCACAGTAACCTATGTCACATCTGAACATATCCTTCCCCTCCTGCAAAATTCCCCTCTTGTATCAACCATGCCCCCCCTTCCCGGGAGATGGACGATATCTGACATCACCTCTTCCGGGGATTCATCTGTCATTCAGTTTAATGAACAGGCAACAATTATGGTTCATTTGCCGGAATCGCATCTGGCATATCAGGGAGAGCTAATTACCGTCACTCTGATTCCTCCCACCGGTACAGCAGTCACTCTCAGTCGAACGGTCCCAGGTAAAATTAGTGATATTACGATTCTTATGTAA
- a CDS encoding AI-2E family transporter, with protein sequence MNFEKKRRDWFVVGISVILILLITVMFRALLNPLIISGALATVLIPFHNSIKKHLPPAFSSFLITTGVVIFIVVMLMVSLSAVFANGEYIQEVVNSIFALLSIDGGVLGLDVNPVVFDLQSIINGIITAVQGSIGEILGATAYYSIIFMILFLFLYLFILYGERMFHEIWSLVPTESKPKISILNALISDSLYSLIIVHVGIALIVFFAALPFFMILGYGHVLFWSVICGIFALIPVFGPVVIIAFLAVYALSLGDYFGLALILVIGWPLLCAIPDWYLRPVLMGKRSKLNAVLIFIALFGGIAVMGVMGFLYGPLALAILTGVYRICVEEFGGKSSILQDTSP encoded by the coding sequence ATGAATTTTGAAAAAAAGAGGAGAGACTGGTTTGTCGTTGGCATATCGGTTATTCTGATTCTTTTGATCACGGTAATGTTTCGTGCCCTGCTCAATCCCCTCATCATCTCAGGAGCACTGGCAACGGTTCTGATACCCTTCCATAATAGTATAAAAAAACATCTTCCACCGGCTTTTTCGTCCTTTCTTATCACAACCGGTGTGGTCATCTTTATTGTTGTGATGTTAATGGTCTCCTTGAGTGCTGTATTTGCAAACGGAGAATATATACAGGAGGTTGTTAACAGTATCTTTGCCTTGCTTTCCATAGACGGAGGAGTATTGGGCCTGGATGTGAATCCGGTGGTCTTTGACCTTCAGTCCATAATCAATGGTATTATCACCGCAGTGCAGGGCTCTATAGGTGAGATTCTGGGCGCAACCGCCTATTACTCAATTATTTTTATGATTCTTTTCCTTTTTCTATACCTCTTTATTTTATACGGGGAACGTATGTTTCATGAAATCTGGTCCCTTGTGCCCACAGAATCAAAACCAAAAATATCCATTCTCAATGCGCTAATCTCGGATTCACTATATTCTCTGATTATTGTCCATGTTGGAATTGCGCTGATTGTCTTTTTTGCTGCACTGCCGTTCTTTATGATCCTTGGATACGGGCATGTGTTGTTCTGGTCGGTCATATGTGGAATATTTGCATTAATCCCTGTCTTTGGGCCAGTAGTAATCATTGCTTTTCTTGCAGTCTATGCGCTCTCGCTTGGGGATTATTTCGGGCTTGCGTTGATCCTGGTTATAGGATGGCCACTCCTGTGTGCGATTCCGGACTGGTATTTGCGCCCTGTATTGATGGGAAAACGTTCAAAACTCAATGCTGTATTGATATTTATTGCCCTGTTTGGTGGTATCGCTGTCATGGGAGTGATGGGTTTTCTCTATGGCCCTTTGGCACTTGCAATTCTGACAGGTGTGTACCGGATCTGTGTTGAGGAGTTCGGGGGAAAAAGCAGTATCCTTCAGGATACTTCTCCCTGA
- a CDS encoding molybdenum cofactor biosynthesis protein MoaE, translated as MISIQKEDIDIGSLIQQSRDIDMGAQVVFVGTVRDDGIEAIEFEADRETAIADLRALAAEAMDKFGLISVDIIHRDGLLEKGETILVIIAGAAHREEGFDGCRFIIEEIKRYVPIWKKDITATGESHWHD; from the coding sequence ATGATTTCCATACAGAAAGAAGATATTGATATCGGGTCACTCATACAGCAGTCACGTGATATAGACATGGGTGCCCAAGTGGTCTTTGTTGGCACCGTGCGTGACGACGGTATTGAAGCAATCGAGTTTGAGGCAGACCGTGAGACAGCAATCGCTGATCTCAGAGCACTTGCAGCAGAAGCAATGGATAAATTCGGACTCATATCGGTTGATATCATTCACCGCGACGGCCTATTAGAGAAAGGGGAGACTATTCTTGTCATCATTGCCGGTGCCGCCCACCGCGAAGAAGGATTTGATGGGTGCCGGTTCATCATCGAAGAGATCAAACGATATGTGCCGATCTGGAAAAAAGATATCACCGCCACAGGCGAATCACACTGGCACGATTAG
- a CDS encoding MoaD/ThiS family protein encodes MKITIRSFARFREIFGEARTIETTGDAKPKNVLYSLCEDEGCTELLFVPDGTLHPHITVMLNGKRLSARETEETTLTAGDVLVIYPPVSGG; translated from the coding sequence ATGAAGATTACAATACGCAGTTTTGCCCGGTTCCGCGAGATATTCGGAGAAGCGCGAACGATTGAAACAACCGGTGATGCCAAACCAAAAAATGTCCTGTACAGCCTTTGTGAAGATGAGGGGTGCACAGAGTTACTCTTTGTCCCTGACGGCACGCTGCACCCGCATATTACCGTTATGCTGAACGGGAAGCGGCTTTCTGCAAGGGAGACAGAAGAGACTACCCTGACAGCCGGCGATGTACTGGTAATCTACCCACCAGTATCAGGAGGATAA
- a CDS encoding GNAT family N-acetyltransferase — protein sequence MAWTIRTEKPEDAAGIAKVLTDAFSRKDEAELVAAIRNSDAYDPALSLVCVEDGDIVGYVLFSPVVIRTADCDETPALALAPVAVLRAFQKRGIGTALIEEGIHRSHQKGAKIIVVLGEPGYYRRFRFESAKEHEIEPPWDVPEGYFMVLGLETNVLRDVHGVVHYPEPFTQIVDVTE from the coding sequence ATGGCATGGACGATCAGAACAGAAAAACCCGAAGATGCTGCAGGTATTGCTAAGGTTCTCACCGACGCATTCAGCCGGAAAGATGAGGCGGAACTAGTAGCTGCGATACGTAATTCCGATGCCTATGATCCTGCACTGTCACTTGTTTGTGTTGAAGACGGGGATATCGTCGGCTATGTACTCTTCTCACCGGTGGTCATTCGTACGGCAGACTGCGATGAGACTCCCGCCCTTGCCCTTGCCCCGGTGGCTGTCCTTAGAGCGTTCCAGAAAAGAGGGATTGGTACCGCACTCATCGAAGAGGGCATTCATCGTTCACATCAGAAAGGAGCAAAGATAATCGTTGTCCTGGGCGAACCAGGATATTACCGCAGGTTCCGTTTCGAATCAGCAAAAGAGCATGAAATAGAACCACCATGGGATGTGCCGGAAGGATACTTCATGGTCCTCGGCCTGGAAACAAATGTTCTGCGCGATGTGCACGGTGTTGTCCATTACCCAGAGCCGTTCACACAGATTGTGGATGTCACTGAATAA
- a CDS encoding HdeD family acid-resistance protein, which translates to MTEIIENEGAETIGFTPSWWTFVLLGIIAVIFGIFCVAMPAYVTLFLGYFIGAFVVVWGIMTIAQAFQPHEGGTGRSVALIILGILAIIVGLMVFTNILSAWFTITYLVAFWAMLTGITNLFQAFTGKDSTWYKILLVIAGIIAIILAFYVLLYPLTVLAFIYVLGIFLIAWGVVVVITGLMTQK; encoded by the coding sequence GTGACTGAAATCATTGAGAATGAAGGTGCAGAAACGATTGGGTTCACTCCATCGTGGTGGACATTCGTTCTCCTCGGAATCATTGCAGTAATATTTGGGATCTTCTGTGTCGCCATGCCGGCATATGTTACCCTCTTTTTAGGCTACTTCATCGGGGCATTTGTAGTAGTCTGGGGCATCATGACCATCGCACAGGCATTCCAGCCTCATGAGGGCGGCACAGGACGTTCTGTTGCACTTATCATTCTGGGCATACTTGCTATCATCGTTGGTCTGATGGTCTTCACGAATATACTCAGTGCATGGTTTACGATTACCTATCTGGTTGCCTTCTGGGCAATGCTAACCGGAATTACGAATCTTTTCCAGGCCTTTACCGGGAAAGACAGTACCTGGTACAAAATACTTCTCGTAATTGCCGGGATCATCGCCATCATTCTTGCATTCTATGTGCTGCTGTACCCCCTGACAGTGTTGGCCTTTATCTATGTTCTTGGAATCTTTCTGATTGCATGGGGTGTCGTGGTCGTGATTACCGGTCTTATGACACAGAAATAA
- a CDS encoding DUF3344 domain-containing protein has translation MKKKQTFSPEKRDRTILLLALLLMVSIVPVGAISPAMDLNVTDISPNSGAGGDLFANEPNTITATVKNEGITDIGAFTVRFDVAGTEYTADVDSLAADTSTAVMITDATLRTGGDSVIVTVTADTDGQVEETSEPYNSLTTTLTVYNNGYKGKRWTDGDDQDTVASYDGHYNVTWSAGNTAYNNKLWTEQTYNWSAEDLPVPEGATVVNARLYQAWTYNKMGTDPTFTMSFNGDVVQPAENYQDIKGFGSYSFPYGMYVYDVTAAFDTAGNVMTITPEADNDYGIYGAYLVVVYEDPETAPRAIWLNEEFDMIYSYTTYSVNDTEATVFAPFTGVVTDEVEKATAVTILGGAGDENKSAFIFNGQEYEGFWTDYLRDPQVGFSVYDVTDALTDGDNEAAMQSRMVENKGDNMYAMTTILMAQSADVDLNVTAITPNSAAGNDLFANEPNTVSATVKNNGTTDAGAFTVIIDVAGTQYTEEVSGLAAHASTTVTVADPSIRTGGDSVTVTATADTAVAVEESDETNNALTKTLTVYNNGYKGKRWTDGDDQDTVASYDGHYNVTWSAGNTAYNNKLWTEQTYNWSAEDLPVPEGATVVNARLYQAWTYNKMGTDPTFTMSFNGDVVQPAENYQDIKGFGSYSFPYGMYVYDVTAAFDTTGNVMTITPEADNDYGIYGAYLVVVYEDPETAPRAIWLNEEFDMIYSYTTYSVNDTEATVFAPFTGVVKDGVEKATAVTILGGAGDENKSAFIFNGQEYEGFWTDYLRDPQVGFSVYDVTDALTDGDNEAAMQSRMVENKGDNMYAMTTILVVETPDTTLQANFTATPSYGTAPLTVRFTDLSVGATTWAWDFENDGIIDATTQNVSHTYGTVGHYSVNLTVSDGNDYDTKIRPEYISVTAPYSDDSGDDDAVPASITSRNTGTLLTSQEGKTLRTTTVIAKDGIASLNIGINTYALDSSDNPLSEVTITPQADLSGKSPGTTFSFTGKAYECTPSGAQFSPAITMTFSFTEEEWNALSGKTPSLWYFDKAGNKWEEIPVTINAAERTVTAQITHFSLFALFASATKEISPESTKQPSDIPIPTQAPVNTPEPSVTPGSETTQPTPTATPGFGVLLGGFGLLLTALATRIRKP, from the coding sequence ATGAAAAAAAAACAAACATTTAGCCCTGAAAAGCGTGACAGAACAATTCTTCTCCTCGCACTCCTGCTTATGGTGTCGATTGTGCCGGTGGGTGCAATTTCACCAGCCATGGATCTGAACGTAACGGATATCTCCCCCAACAGCGGGGCAGGCGGCGATCTCTTCGCAAACGAGCCGAACACCATCACGGCAACGGTAAAGAACGAAGGGATAACGGATATAGGCGCATTCACCGTTCGCTTTGATGTCGCAGGAACAGAATACACCGCTGACGTCGACAGTCTTGCAGCGGACACCTCCACTGCCGTCATGATAACAGACGCCACCCTCCGTACCGGCGGCGACAGCGTCATTGTCACCGTCACGGCCGACACAGACGGGCAAGTTGAGGAGACCTCTGAGCCGTATAACAGTCTCACCACGACACTCACCGTATACAACAACGGATACAAGGGCAAGCGATGGACCGACGGAGATGACCAGGATACCGTGGCATCCTATGACGGACACTACAACGTGACCTGGTCTGCCGGAAACACCGCATATAACAACAAATTATGGACGGAACAGACATACAACTGGTCCGCCGAAGACCTCCCCGTGCCGGAAGGGGCGACCGTCGTGAACGCACGTCTCTACCAGGCATGGACATACAACAAGATGGGCACTGACCCGACGTTCACCATGTCCTTCAACGGAGACGTCGTACAGCCGGCGGAGAACTACCAGGATATCAAGGGATTCGGATCGTACAGCTTCCCGTACGGTATGTATGTCTATGATGTGACCGCTGCCTTCGACACCGCGGGCAACGTCATGACCATCACACCAGAGGCGGACAACGACTACGGCATATACGGCGCATACCTTGTCGTCGTCTATGAAGACCCGGAAACCGCACCAAGGGCAATATGGCTGAACGAAGAGTTCGATATGATTTACTCATACACGACATACTCAGTGAACGATACCGAGGCGACCGTATTCGCACCGTTCACCGGTGTTGTGACAGACGAAGTCGAGAAGGCAACCGCAGTGACCATCCTCGGCGGTGCGGGAGATGAAAACAAGAGCGCATTCATATTCAACGGACAGGAATACGAAGGATTCTGGACAGACTACCTGAGAGACCCACAGGTTGGATTCTCTGTATACGACGTCACGGACGCACTCACGGACGGAGACAACGAGGCGGCGATGCAGAGCAGGATGGTGGAGAACAAGGGCGACAATATGTATGCCATGACCACCATCCTCATGGCGCAGTCCGCGGATGTCGACCTGAACGTAACGGCCATCACCCCGAACAGCGCTGCGGGCAATGACCTCTTTGCAAACGAGCCGAACACTGTATCAGCAACCGTGAAGAACAACGGAACGACGGATGCGGGAGCATTCACCGTCATCATTGATGTCGCAGGAACCCAGTACACCGAAGAGGTAAGCGGCCTCGCGGCTCACGCATCAACCACCGTGACCGTTGCGGACCCCAGTATCCGCACCGGTGGAGATTCGGTCACGGTAACCGCGACCGCGGACACTGCCGTAGCGGTAGAGGAGTCGGATGAGACAAACAACGCACTCACGAAGACACTCACCGTATACAACAACGGATACAAGGGCAAGCGATGGACCGACGGAGATGACCAGGATACCGTGGCATCCTATGACGGACACTACAACGTGACCTGGTCTGCCGGAAACACCGCATATAACAACAAATTATGGACGGAACAGACATACAACTGGTCCGCCGAAGACCTCCCCGTGCCGGAAGGGGCGACCGTCGTGAACGCACGTCTCTACCAGGCATGGACATACAACAAGATGGGCACTGACCCGACGTTCACCATGTCCTTCAACGGAGACGTCGTACAGCCGGCGGAGAACTACCAGGATATCAAGGGATTCGGATCGTACAGCTTCCCGTACGGTATGTATGTCTATGATGTGACCGCTGCCTTCGACACCACGGGCAACGTCATGACCATCACACCAGAGGCGGACAACGACTACGGCATATACGGCGCATACCTTGTCGTCGTCTATGAAGACCCGGAAACCGCACCAAGGGCGATATGGCTGAACGAAGAGTTCGATATGATTTACTCATACACGACATACTCAGTGAACGATACCGAGGCGACCGTATTCGCACCGTTCACCGGTGTTGTGAAGGACGGAGTAGAGAAGGCAACCGCAGTGACCATCCTCGGCGGTGCGGGAGATGAAAACAAGAGCGCATTCATATTCAACGGACAGGAATACGAAGGATTCTGGACAGACTACCTGAGAGACCCGCAGGTTGGATTCTCTGTATACGACGTCACGGACGCACTCACGGACGGAGACAACGAGGCGGCGATGCAGAGCAGGATGGTGGAGAACAAGGGCGACAATATGTATGCCATGACCACCATCCTCGTCGTGGAGACACCAGACACTACGCTGCAGGCAAACTTCACCGCAACACCATCCTACGGCACTGCCCCCCTCACGGTCCGGTTCACGGATCTCTCCGTAGGCGCCACCACATGGGCATGGGACTTCGAGAATGACGGCATCATCGATGCAACCACACAGAACGTGAGCCATACCTACGGAACAGTAGGCCATTACTCCGTAAACCTGACAGTGAGTGACGGAAATGATTATGACACAAAAATCCGACCGGAATACATCAGCGTCACCGCACCGTATTCGGATGACAGTGGAGATGACGATGCAGTTCCTGCATCCATTACGAGCCGGAATACCGGAACCCTCCTGACATCACAGGAAGGCAAAACCCTCAGGACCACCACGGTCATCGCAAAGGACGGAATTGCCTCGCTTAACATCGGGATAAATACCTACGCCCTGGACAGCTCGGATAATCCACTTAGTGAAGTGACAATCACGCCTCAGGCAGATCTCTCGGGGAAGTCACCGGGTACCACCTTCAGCTTCACAGGAAAGGCATACGAGTGCACCCCATCCGGTGCACAGTTCTCCCCTGCCATCACCATGACCTTCAGCTTTACCGAGGAAGAGTGGAACGCGCTTTCCGGGAAGACGCCCTCCCTCTGGTACTTCGACAAAGCGGGGAACAAATGGGAGGAGATCCCGGTTACCATCAATGCCGCTGAGCGGACGGTGACCGCACAGATTACCCATTTCAGTCTGTTCGCCCTCTTTGCCAGTGCAACCAAGGAGATATCACCGGAATCCACCAAACAGCCGTCAGATATCCCGATTCCGACACAGGCACCAGTTAATACTCCGGAACCATCCGTGACACCAGGTTCGGAAACCACACAACCCACCCCGACCGCCACACCCGGCTTTGGTGTTTTACTGGGAGGATTCGGACTGCTTCTTACCGCCCTGGCAACCAGGATCAGGAAGCCATAA
- a CDS encoding ABC transporter substrate-binding protein gives MRLIGGNYFLAMFLNIAVLSIAIAMVTVPVAAADTGALPLDVNGDGTIGSDEMASAILDYLERQHAGTSMDEGLYADLTDGAYVYTYWNKTAKTVHDFSGQTVTLTRPIHRAVVMNGETAETLRSLGFDSTKVVGVGKYILEDPVFFPEYAGMPNVGSIWSPDYEKIISLSPDTVIIYADFMDSKGDEIQETIQSMDPSIHVLRYDLFNPETYAEEVGLLAAAVDREDEGSDFVAFYTQQMNTVTGRVATIPEDERVTVYFENADDYKSCAEGSGYHDKIIMAGGHNIFGNATPSYPEVNPESVLFADPEVVLKLQGTGVLDFGGYADDDTTRTAEVYEGLLARPGWNSMAAVKDGRVYIIDSDIFGGPKHFIGILYLATWFYPDMFADVNPEDVHQEYLTTYQHSDYDLSSHGVFVYPVA, from the coding sequence ATGAGATTAATCGGAGGGAACTATTTCCTGGCGATGTTTCTGAATATAGCAGTCCTGTCCATTGCTATCGCTATGGTCACTGTGCCCGTTGCCGCAGCAGACACGGGAGCTCTCCCGCTTGATGTGAACGGCGATGGCACCATCGGCAGTGATGAGATGGCTTCAGCGATTCTTGATTATCTTGAGCGGCAACATGCAGGCACCAGTATGGATGAAGGTCTCTATGCGGACCTCACCGATGGTGCCTATGTCTATACCTACTGGAATAAGACCGCAAAGACCGTTCATGACTTCTCCGGTCAGACTGTCACCCTGACGCGACCTATTCACCGGGCTGTCGTGATGAACGGGGAGACCGCCGAGACGCTGCGTTCCCTTGGCTTTGATAGCACGAAGGTGGTGGGTGTCGGGAAGTACATCCTGGAAGACCCGGTCTTCTTCCCGGAATATGCAGGGATGCCGAATGTCGGCAGTATCTGGTCGCCGGACTACGAAAAAATAATCTCGCTCTCCCCGGATACCGTCATTATATATGCGGATTTCATGGACAGCAAAGGGGATGAAATCCAGGAGACTATCCAGTCCATGGACCCATCTATACACGTACTCCGCTATGATCTCTTCAACCCTGAGACCTATGCCGAAGAGGTCGGCCTTCTCGCCGCAGCGGTCGACCGGGAGGATGAAGGAAGTGATTTCGTCGCCTTCTATACACAGCAGATGAATACGGTCACCGGCAGGGTGGCGACCATCCCGGAGGATGAGCGGGTGACGGTGTACTTCGAAAACGCAGATGATTACAAGAGCTGTGCAGAAGGGTCCGGTTACCATGACAAGATTATCATGGCTGGTGGCCACAATATCTTCGGAAACGCAACACCGTCATATCCTGAGGTGAATCCCGAATCCGTGCTCTTTGCCGACCCAGAGGTCGTCCTGAAACTCCAGGGAACAGGAGTTCTGGACTTCGGAGGGTATGCGGATGATGACACCACACGAACGGCGGAGGTCTATGAGGGCCTCCTCGCCAGACCGGGATGGAATTCCATGGCGGCGGTCAAAGACGGCCGTGTTTACATCATTGACAGCGACATCTTCGGCGGACCGAAACACTTCATCGGCATTCTCTACCTTGCCACATGGTTCTACCCGGATATGTTTGCCGATGTGAATCCTGAGGACGTTCACCAGGAGTATCTCACCACCTATCAGCACAGTGATTACGATCTCTCGTCACACGGTGTATTCGTGTATCCGGTGGCATAG